A single region of the Camelus dromedarius isolate mCamDro1 chromosome 21, mCamDro1.pat, whole genome shotgun sequence genome encodes:
- the ASCL5 gene encoding achaete-scute homolog 5, which translates to MNDDFCRALVDRRPAGPPGCLPLAVGPPPRPAPLARAEPLDAVPFLLYPGAAEPPYYDAYAGVLPCAPFPGALGVCDYPFEPAFIQKRNERERQRVRCVNEGYARLRGHLPGALAEKRLSKVETLRAAIRYIKYLQELLSAAPDGAPPAGPRPDRPGPGEPPAAASLAPDSSEPSCCSSSPFFESEECSH; encoded by the coding sequence ATGAACGACGACTTCTGCCGGGCGCTGGTGGACCGCCGGCCCGCGGGGCCCCCCGGCTGCCTGCCGCTGGCCGTCGGGCCCCCTCCGCGGCCGGCGCCGCTGGCCCGCGCCGAGCCGCTGGACGCCGTGCCCTTCCTGCTGTACCCGGGCGCCGCCGAGCCGCCCTACTACGACGCCTACGCGGGCGTGCTCCCCTGCGCACCCTTCCCCGGCGCCCTGGGCGTCTGCGACTACCCCTTCGAGCCCGCCTTCATCCAGAAGCGCAACGAGCGCGAGCGCCAGCGCGTCCGCTGCGTCAACGAGGGCTACGCGCGCCTCCGCGGCCACCTCCCCGGCGCCCTGGCGGAGAAGCGGCTCAGCAAGGTGGAGACCCTGCGCGCCGCCATCCGCTACATCAAGTACCTGCAGGAGCTGCTGAGCGCCGCCCCCGACGGCGCGCCGCCCGCCGGCCCGCGGCCCGACCGCCCCGGCCCCGGCGAGCCCCCGGCGGCCGCCTCGCTGGCGCCCGACTCCTCCgagccctcctgctgctcctcctcgCCCTTCTTCGAGTCGGAGGAATGCAGCCACTGA